One Lucilia cuprina isolate Lc7/37 chromosome 4, ASM2204524v1, whole genome shotgun sequence DNA segment encodes these proteins:
- the LOC124419314 gene encoding 28S ribosomal protein S11, mitochondrial, whose product MSLKTILSTIVFKTTRNVVQNQRFAALHTSVILKKAEDRKEMLASMPAKDEGTAGEKSIDIDTLLGKKERFFPDACTSTQLFNSLPFNELPIAHVRVSPNNTIISFTDSKGVPRLIRSCGIEGFKNTRKGTNIAAQATAISIGSKAVDLGWKTIRVKVRGLGPGRMSAIKGLQMSGLNIVSITDNTPVSWNPPRARKQRSL is encoded by the exons ATGTCTCTGAAGACCATTTTATCCACGATAGTATTTAAAACAACCCGTAATGTTGTTCAAAATCAACGTTTTGCAGCTCTTCATACTAGTGTTATTCTGAAAAAGGCTGAAGATCGAAAGGAGATGTTAGCTTCAATGCCAGCTAAAGACGAAGGCACAGCCGGTGAAAAATCCATTGATATTGACACTTTATTGGGAAA AAAGGAAAGGTTTTTCCCAGATGCCTGTACTTCTACACAGCTCTTCAATAGTTTGCCATTTAATGAGCTTCCTATAGCTCATGTACGTGTATCCCCCAACAATACCATCATATCATTCACTGATAGTAAAG gtGTTCCACGTCTAATTCGATCCTGTGGTATTGAAGGTTTTAAAAATACTCGAAAAGGCACTAATATTGCTGCTCAGGCTACAGCTATCAGTATAGGAAGT AAAGCTGTTGATTTGGGATGGAAAACTATTCGTGTTAAAGTTCGTGGTTTAGGACCGGGAAGAAtg tctGCCATAAAAGGATTACAAATGAGCGgtttaaatattgtttcaaTAACTGATAACACACCTGTATCATGGAATCCCCCACGAGCACGTAAACAAAgaagtttgtaa
- the LOC111678632 gene encoding kelch-like ECH-associated protein 1B — protein MDVTSDSSSRTLSHCQSACSYGSSTIDDHDDLNAKDDDMTFCMSNYAKEALKMMFMMRSHNMLTDVILEVKQELFPAHKVVLSAASPYFKAMFTGGLKETEMSRVQLQGVCPTAMGRIIYFMYTGHIRVTEVTVCQLLPAATMFQVPNVIDACCAFLERQLDPTNAIGIASFAEQHGCTELQKKANHFIERHFTQVCQEEEFLQLSAYQLIALIRRDELNVQGEREVYNAVLKWVKFDEENRYPKMEHILCSVRCQFLTPTFLREQMKNCDVLRKVPACREYLAKIFKDLTLHKRPVVKERKPNTTRMIFVAGGFFRQSLDILEAYNVDDKTWTTLRSLRIPRSGLGAAFLKGVFYAVGGRNNSIGSSYDSDWVDRYNALTEHWRPCAPMTVPRHRVGVAVMDELMYAVGGSAGSEYHNTVEYYDPELDRWFPVQPMHAKRLGVGVVVVNRLLYAVGGFNGTERLASVERYHPENNAWSFIPPMTCGRSGAGVAAINQYIYVVGGFDGTRQLSSVERFDTENQVWDHVAPIKIARSALSLTSLDGKLYAIGGFDGTNFLSIVEVYDPKTNTWEQGTPLSSGRSGHASAVIYQPSCVNNFMDCVEDEGQKRDGSGPGSNDSRSDDNSSDQPSGSRTDSSLGGSSSFVGFQTSFGSSGCRNCESEEVPTSKEENSTSNISKKNDHLVKSLPSLSSVKDIPHRKYHSRFYKKICKNINKETNSTAEAPPVMSYLDQLSFSLPNDIENSTTFVNSNINDNNVNINTNKNHTTTLPSPNAKRKCHLSEFRTKCLIEVIQKYNARNVVQEYLNSLLEKHSKKFGALS, from the exons ATGGATGTCACATCCGATAGCAGTAGTCGAACCCTGTCCCACTGCCAAAGTGCCTGTTCATATGGGTCCTCTACTATTGATGACCATGATGACCTAAATGCCAAAGATGACGACATGACATTTTGCATGTCAAACTATGCAAAGGAAGCTTTAAAAATGATGTTTATGATGCGTTCACATAATATGCTTACTGATGTGATACTTGAGGTAAAGCAAGAGCTATTCCCTGCCCACAAAGTTGTCCTGTCAGCAGCATCGCCATATTTCAAAGCCATGTTTACTGGAGGTCTCAAGGAGACCGAAATGTCTCGCGTTCAATTACAAGGG GTGTGTCCGACAGCTATGGGTCGTATCATATATTTCATGTACACCGGTCATATCCGAGTGACGGAGGTGACTGTTTGTCAACTGCTGCCAGCAGCAACTATGTTTCAAGTTCCAAATGTTATTGATGCCTGTTGTGCCTTTCTAGAACGACAACTGGATCCAACAAATGCGATAGGAATAGCAAGTTTCGCAGAACAACATGGATGCACTGAACTCCAAAAAAAGGCCAATCACTTTATAGAACGCCATTTTACACAG gtTTGTCAAGAGGAGGAGTTTTTGCAGTTATCAGCTTATCAATTGATCGCTTTGATTCGCCGTGATGAACTAAATGTGCAAGGTGAAAGAGAAGTTTATAATGCCGTTCTTAAGTGGGTGAAATTTGATGAAGAAAATCGTTATCCTAAAATGGAACATATTTTATGTTCGGTTCGTTGTCAATTTCTCACACCTACATTCCTTCGTGAGCAAATGAAAAACTGTGATGTTTTGCGAAAAGTACCTGCTTGTCGTGAGTATTTGGCAAAGATTTTTAAAGACTTGACTCTACACAAACGGCCGGTTGTGAAAGAACGTAAACCAAATACCACTCGTATGATATTTGTTGCTGGTGGATTTTTTCGTCAGTCTCTAGATATTTTAGAGGCCTATAATGTTGACGATAAAACATGGACAACGTTACGCAGCTTGCGAATACCGCGTTCAGGTTTGGGTGCTGCCTTTCTAAAAGGAGTATTTTATGCTGTCGGCGGAAGAAACAATTCAATCGGATCCTCTTATGACTCGGATTGGGTTGATCGTTACAATGCATTAACTGAACATTGGAGACCGTGTGCACCGATGACAGTCCCGCGACACCGTGTTGGAGTTGCTGTTATGGATGAACTAATGTATGCAGTGGGTGGATCGGCTGGTTCTGAATACCATAACACAGTTGAATA ttacgATCCTGAACTTGATCGTTGGTTTCCAGTCCAGCCAATGCACGCTAAGCGGCTGGGGGTTGGTGTGGTTGTGGTAAATCGGCTTCTATATGCAGTTGGTGGCTTTAATGGCACTGAGCGTCTGGCTTCTGTCGAACGTTATCATCCCGAAAATAATGCCTGGAGTTTCATTCCACCCATGACCTGTGGCCGCAGTGGTGCAGGTGTGGCAGCAATTAATCAATACATTTATGTGGTTGGTGGTTTTGATGGTACACGACAATTGTCTTCCGTGGAACGCTTTGACACTGAAAACCAAGTATGGGACCATGTTGCACCCATTAAAATTGCACGCAGTGCTTTGTCGTTAACATCGCTAGATGGAAAACTATATGCAATTGGAGGTTTTGATGGTACGAATTTTCTTTCAATAGTCGAAGTTTACGATCCAAAAACTAATACTTGGGAACAAGGTACTCCGCTTAGTTCGGGAAGGTCGGGTCATGCATCCGCCGTCATTTACCAACCGTCATGCGTTAATAATTTCATGGATTGCGTAGAAGATGAGGGCCAGAAGCGTGATGGCAGTGGACCGGGCAGTAATGATAGTCGTTCTGATGACAACTCAAGTGACCAACCTAGTGGAAGCCGGACGGATAGTTCATTAGGAGGAAGTTCATCGTTTGTTGGCTTTCAGACATCATTTGGAAGCAGTGGGTGTCGGAATTGTGAAAGTGAAGAAGTACCCACatcaaaagaagaaaattcCACAAGCAATATAAGCAAGAAAAACGACCATTTGGTTAAATCACTGCCGTCATTATCATCTGTAAAAGACATTCCTCATAGAAAATATCACAGtcgtttttataagaaaatttgtaaaaatataaataaagaaactaATTCAACCGCAGAGGCTCCACCAGTTATGTCATATTTGGATCAGCTTTCATTCTCCTTACCAAACGATATTGAAAATTCCACTACTTTTGTAAATTCCAACATTAATGACAATAATGTTAATATCAATACGAATAAAAATCACACAACAACGCTCCCTTCTCCGAATGCCAAAAGAAAATGCCACCTGTCAGAATTCAGAACAAAGTGCCTCATCGAAGTCATACAAAAGTATAATGCTCGTAATGTCGTCCAAGAATATCTAAACTCATTACTAGAAAAGCATTCAAAAAAGTTTGGAGCTTTATCATGA